The Leptospira sp. WS39.C2 genome contains a region encoding:
- a CDS encoding methyl-accepting chemotaxis protein, whose protein sequence is MIKFIIFGLEGFNYLIGFPILLSYIYFFTQWTSEELEIILISTSIIVFFILVFAVSLYYIRFSPVYRIFNGSATNTDNHKAYFWLDHLEKVSMIDVIIRYSVGYCFVLGTLLFYLKSKNFVLLSEIAIGLGMTLAFTILFQSIFIGYVETKYNTKGILLSIRLDKNSRINTRKLSRNLGFQTVLSFLAAILLLFIINYRMNFKQELDLVNSSMQQSVMDSESLMRLTLVDFRDRLTISIFKENKLKEQIVKKNLSGIRSVLNEIQLKSTNHAVEALFYYKPDEGIFISTNEYDRSKTGSIFYIEDGNLARQGPLRHTSIRSKISGDIVSPYTLPVYENDQFQGYVGGFLNIGKLSSFILENLKIGTSGKVGFFDGDGTVVYFTDKREIGKNAKTMLVFDTPFQTEDPLGFLDSTEDGTQKRIYFVKNPEFNYIIYCIFENAELYEKTLSSLLVTLGISILVVIIIGIVTVLVIESKLKPLERIKDRISEMVKGNLKSDFYDPSRDEIGSMANAMFEFQSKLRQIVNQTQTVSTELTNTSSDIYESMLTLSDAAQNQAASSEEISASIEEITAGIESVAQRTETQSFTLVSLIKKMTELNQAVSEIDKKFQIADLRVEEITKDAKEGESSLGEMKRSMDKIYESSSEMTNVVEIIHNISEQINLLALNAAIEAARAGASGRGFAVVADEISKLADKTAKSIEDIEELIKQNEGEINQGQEKIDQSISILSETITGVTSINQMTKEIRTVVQKQIETNEEVNEGVSQIRELSEMIREATDEQKTAMMEISRSIAEINNHAQTTAISSDGTKSSSQNMNQLTESLRKEINYFHV, encoded by the coding sequence ATGATCAAATTTATAATTTTTGGTCTTGAAGGATTTAACTACTTAATTGGATTCCCTATTTTACTGTCATATATTTATTTTTTTACGCAATGGACAAGCGAAGAACTTGAAATCATTCTAATTTCTACTTCTATCATTGTATTTTTCATCTTGGTTTTTGCCGTCTCACTCTATTATATCAGATTTTCTCCTGTTTACCGCATTTTTAACGGTAGTGCCACAAATACAGACAACCACAAAGCCTACTTCTGGTTAGATCATTTGGAAAAAGTTTCCATGATAGATGTGATCATACGATATTCAGTGGGGTATTGTTTTGTTTTAGGTACACTTTTGTTTTACCTTAAATCGAAAAATTTTGTACTACTAAGTGAAATTGCTATTGGACTCGGAATGACTCTAGCCTTTACAATATTATTCCAATCTATTTTCATTGGTTATGTAGAAACAAAATACAATACAAAAGGTATTTTACTTTCGATCCGACTCGATAAAAATTCTAGAATCAATACTCGAAAGTTATCAAGGAATTTAGGATTCCAGACTGTTTTATCATTTTTAGCCGCAATTTTGCTTTTGTTTATCATCAACTACCGTATGAATTTCAAACAAGAATTAGATCTCGTTAACTCTAGCATGCAACAATCCGTAATGGATTCTGAATCATTAATGCGACTCACACTTGTTGATTTTCGAGATCGCCTAACTATATCAATATTTAAAGAAAACAAACTTAAAGAACAAATCGTCAAAAAAAATCTAAGTGGAATTCGAAGTGTATTAAACGAAATCCAATTAAAAAGTACAAACCATGCGGTCGAAGCTTTGTTTTATTATAAACCTGATGAAGGTATTTTTATCTCCACTAATGAATATGATCGTTCCAAAACTGGTTCCATTTTCTATATTGAAGATGGAAATTTAGCGAGACAAGGACCACTCCGCCACACAAGCATTCGGTCCAAAATTTCAGGTGATATCGTTTCTCCTTACACCTTACCTGTTTATGAAAATGACCAATTCCAAGGGTATGTAGGGGGATTTCTAAACATTGGGAAACTTTCCAGTTTTATTCTAGAAAACCTCAAAATTGGTACTTCTGGCAAAGTTGGATTTTTTGATGGAGATGGAACAGTTGTTTATTTTACGGACAAACGAGAGATCGGAAAAAACGCCAAAACGATGTTAGTATTTGATACACCTTTCCAGACAGAGGATCCGCTTGGTTTTCTTGATTCCACAGAAGATGGAACTCAAAAAAGAATCTATTTTGTAAAGAATCCAGAGTTTAATTACATCATCTATTGTATTTTTGAAAATGCAGAATTATATGAAAAAACTCTCTCAAGCCTTCTTGTGACTTTAGGCATTTCAATTTTAGTTGTGATCATCATTGGAATCGTCACAGTGCTTGTCATTGAATCAAAACTAAAACCATTAGAACGAATCAAAGACCGCATCAGTGAAATGGTAAAAGGGAATCTTAAATCCGATTTTTATGACCCAAGTCGCGATGAAATTGGAAGTATGGCAAACGCTATGTTTGAATTCCAATCAAAACTCCGCCAAATTGTCAACCAAACACAAACTGTTTCCACTGAACTAACCAATACAAGTTCTGATATATACGAATCCATGTTAACACTATCTGATGCAGCTCAAAACCAAGCAGCAAGTAGTGAAGAAATCTCAGCTTCCATTGAAGAAATCACTGCTGGGATTGAAAGTGTGGCCCAAAGGACTGAAACCCAGTCTTTTACTTTGGTATCTCTTATTAAAAAGATGACAGAACTCAACCAAGCGGTTTCTGAAATTGATAAAAAATTCCAAATTGCAGACTTACGAGTGGAAGAAATCACAAAAGATGCAAAAGAAGGGGAATCTTCTCTTGGCGAGATGAAACGTTCCATGGATAAAATTTATGAGTCGTCTTCAGAGATGACAAACGTTGTCGAAATCATCCACAATATCTCCGAACAAATCAATTTACTCGCTTTGAATGCAGCAATTGAAGCAGCAAGAGCTGGAGCGAGTGGCCGAGGTTTTGCCGTCGTAGCTGATGAAATTTCTAAACTTGCAGACAAAACAGCAAAATCCATTGAAGACATTGAAGAACTCATCAAACAGAATGAAGGTGAGATTAACCAAGGCCAAGAAAAAATTGATCAATCCATTTCTATTTTGAGTGAGACGATCACAGGTGTAACATCCATCAACCAAATGACAAAAGAAATCCGCACCGTTGTACAAAAACAAATTGAGACCAATGAAGAAGTGAATGAAGGTGTCTCTCAGATTCGGGAACTTTCGGAAATGATCAGAGAGGCCACAGACGAACAAAAAACGGCTATGATGGAAATTTCACGTTCCATAGCAGAAATCAACAACCATGCACAAACAACAGCAATTTCTAGTGATGGAACAAAATCCAGTTCACAAAACATGAACCAACTAACAGAAAGTTTACGAAAAGAGATCAATTATTTCCATGTCTAA